A single Candidatus Zixiibacteriota bacterium DNA region contains:
- a CDS encoding DUF502 domain-containing protein, with protein sequence MVKALRNYFLSGVLIIVPLIITYLVLRFLFLGLDGLLSPLINKLIGFNFPGTGLLATLILIFFAGLFASSLIFSRLVSYAESLFNKIPVIRTIYGPAKQLVESLTVADKRGFKQVVLIQFPRQGIFALGFVTNRVNFKNEELLAVFIPSTPTPFTGWTLLFKEDEVTFLDISVEEGIEFFVSGGIASPDKFNFKEK encoded by the coding sequence ATGGTAAAGGCTCTAAGAAACTATTTTCTTTCCGGCGTACTGATCATCGTTCCCTTGATTATCACCTATCTGGTATTACGTTTCTTATTTTTAGGTCTGGACGGGCTTCTCTCTCCCTTAATCAATAAACTTATAGGTTTTAATTTCCCTGGTACCGGGCTTTTAGCCACCTTGATCCTTATTTTCTTTGCCGGACTTTTTGCCTCCAGCCTGATTTTTTCGCGTTTGGTCTCTTATGCAGAATCTCTTTTCAACAAAATCCCGGTTATCCGAACAATCTATGGACCTGCCAAGCAATTAGTGGAAAGCTTGACGGTTGCAGATAAAAGGGGATTCAAGCAGGTTGTTCTGATCCAGTTCCCCAGACAGGGAATTTTTGCCTTAGGTTTTGTTACTAATAGGGTTAATTTTAAAAACGAAGAGCTTTTAGCGGTCTTTATCCCTTCAACCCCAACTCCCTTCACTGGCTGGACACTTCTTTTTAAAGAGGATGAGGTTACCTTTTTAGATATATCAGTGGAAGAGGGGATAGAGTTTTTTGTGTCCGGAGGGATTGCTTCCCCGGATAAGTTTAACTTCAAGGAAAAATAG
- a CDS encoding DUF47 family protein, whose translation MFGIMPREDKFFGMLKELAHCVLKGAEALKDLVENYTDVERKVRDIKEIEHDGDRNIHQIIDSLNKTFVTPLDREDIHQLASELDDVLDAIEGISSRLLNFKIEKPTLECIQLVNIIYKATVEIEKAVSDLKHFRNLHPFCVEINSLENEADQITQAKVGKLLDEEPDWRMAIKWKEIYGRLETAADHCENISDVIESIVVKNA comes from the coding sequence ATGTTTGGAATTATGCCCAGGGAAGACAAGTTCTTCGGGATGCTCAAGGAGTTAGCCCATTGCGTTCTAAAGGGAGCTGAGGCTTTAAAAGACTTAGTGGAGAACTACACGGACGTGGAAAGAAAGGTAAGAGATATAAAAGAGATCGAGCATGATGGCGACAGGAACATACATCAGATCATTGACAGTCTGAACAAAACCTTCGTCACGCCACTGGACCGGGAAGACATTCACCAGCTTGCCAGCGAGTTAGATGACGTTTTGGATGCGATCGAGGGGATATCGAGCCGCCTGTTAAATTTCAAAATCGAAAAACCGACCCTGGAGTGCATCCAGCTGGTGAACATAATCTATAAGGCAACAGTGGAGATAGAAAAAGCGGTTTCCGATCTCAAGCATTTCAGAAACCTTCATCCCTTCTGTGTGGAGATAAACAGCCTGGAAAACGAGGCAGACCAGATCACCCAGGCGAAGGTAGGCAAACTGCTGGACGAGGAGCCCGACTGGAGAATGGCTATCAAGTGGAAGGAGATCTACGGAAGACTGGAGACCGCGGCTGACCATTGTGAGAATATCTCCGATGTGATCGAGAGTATCGTGGTGAAAAATGCTTAG
- a CDS encoding inorganic phosphate transporter, whose translation MLSLIFVIFIILVALAFDFTNGLHDAANSIATVVSTRVLTPRQAVVWAAFFNFVAFLIFGTAVATTIGKGMIDISVVTPRLIFAGLIGAISWNLFTWYLGLPTSSSHALIGGYAGAAIVKAGFKVIILSGWTKTIIFLFLAPTLGLVLGLIFIVIVTWIVHKKTPASIDKWSRRLQLVSACLYSLGHGGNDAQKTMGIIASLLFSAGLIKTFHIPLWVVLSAHAAIALGTLSGGWRIVKTMGQKITKLRPIDGFCAETASAISIFTATHLGVPVSTTHVITGAISGVGAAKRLSAVRWGITIKIVWAWLLTIPGAALTAGVFYFLLESAIKLFS comes from the coding sequence ATGTTAAGTTTAATCTTTGTCATCTTCATTATTTTGGTTGCTCTGGCTTTTGATTTCACCAACGGGCTGCACGATGCGGCTAATTCCATCGCTACGGTTGTTTCCACCCGGGTTCTAACACCCCGCCAGGCTGTGGTCTGGGCGGCTTTTTTTAATTTCGTGGCGTTTCTGATCTTCGGCACCGCGGTAGCTACAACCATCGGCAAGGGGATGATCGATATCAGCGTGGTCACGCCAAGGCTCATATTCGCGGGATTGATCGGCGCAATTAGCTGGAACCTTTTCACCTGGTATCTGGGACTACCTACCAGCTCCTCCCATGCTTTGATCGGTGGCTATGCTGGAGCAGCCATTGTCAAAGCCGGCTTTAAAGTCATCATCCTCAGCGGCTGGACCAAGACCATTATCTTCCTTTTTCTTGCGCCAACCCTGGGCTTAGTTTTAGGACTGATTTTCATAGTCATAGTCACCTGGATTGTACATAAAAAGACCCCTGCCTCCATTGATAAGTGGTCACGTCGTTTGCAATTAGTCTCAGCCTGTCTGTATAGTCTGGGTCACGGAGGGAATGACGCACAGAAGACTATGGGGATTATAGCCAGCTTGTTGTTTTCGGCTGGACTTATCAAGACCTTTCACATACCTCTCTGGGTGGTGTTGAGTGCACATGCCGCTATAGCTTTAGGAACCCTGTCAGGTGGCTGGCGTATAGTGAAGACCATGGGTCAGAAAATAACCAAACTAAGGCCAATTGATGGTTTTTGTGCTGAAACTGCGAGTGCCATTAGCATTTTCACGGCTACTCATCTGGGTGTGCCAGTTAGCACCACACATGTCATCACCGGAGCCATTTCCGGGGTTGGAGCAGCCAAACGTCTTTCCGCGGTACGTTGGGGAATCACTATTAAAATCGTCTGGGCCTGGCTTTTGACCATTCCCGGAGCAGCTTTGACTGCTGGGGTTTTCTATTTTCTGCTGGAGTCGGCGATTAAGTTGTTCTCTTAG